In Thermodesulfobacteriota bacterium, the genomic window CCACTCCACCTCGGGCAACCTCAAGCCGCGGCTGATGCTGTTCCGCGGCGGCGTTCCCCTCTCGGACCTCGGCAGTTACGTCAACCTGGAGAAACACGACTCGGTGGCCAAGGCGGTGCTCAAGGGCCACGTGGACGCGGGGGCGGTGAAGGACGTGATCGCCCAGCGGTACCAAGAGCACGGCCTGCGGTTTCTCGCCGAGTCCGACCCCGTCCCCTCGGTCCCCATCGTATGCCGTCCCGAGACCCCGGCGGATCTGCGGGAAGCCGTCCGAAACGCGCTCCTGGGGATCGACCCCTCCGACCCGGCGCTCCGGGAGCAGCTCGCCGAGTGGGACCCGGAGTTCCGCCACGGTTTTGCCGAGGCCCGGGTCGAGGACTACGGCCAGATCTTTAGGGAGATGGAGTCCATCGGCCAGACCTGTGGAGAGGGGTGCCACCGGTGAGCAGCCCGCGGTTCGGGATCACGGCCAAGTTCACCGTGTTGGCCTCCGGGCTCGTGGTGCTCTCCGCCCTGCTCTGGGGGGGCTTCGCGTGGGCCAGGGAGAGGGCTCTCCTGCGGGAGCACACCGAGCGGGAGGGCCGCCTCCTCGTCTCCGCCATGGCCATCCCCATCATCAACGCCCTCCTCTACGAGGAGATCGGCGTCATCGAGGAGGGAGGGCTGCTGGACAACTTCGTAGCGGAGATCATGGCCCAGGAGGCTCTCGAACCCCTCTACGCCGTGGTGCTGGACCCCAGCGGGAAGGTACTGGCCCACAACGTCTTCGCCGAGTACGGTCGGATCTACGCCGACCCCCTCACCGAGCGGGCCCTCTCCGCCCAGGCGTTCCTCCTCCAGGAGACCGCGGTGGGAGGCGTGGAGGCCTGGGACCTGGCCTACCCCCTGGCGATCCACGGCAAGCGCTGGGGCGTCCTTCGCGTCGGCATCTCGCTTCACCCCCTCCAGGAGCAGCTTCGGGCACTGGCGACCCGCATCACCCTGTTCGCAGGGTTGTTCTTCGCGGGCGGGGTGCTGGTCTTCCACGCCCTCGGCCGGGGCCTGGCCCGGCCGCTCCTGGCCCTGGTGGGGCGCATGGAGTCGGTGGGAAGCGCCCTGCCGGAGCTCCCGGCCCCCGCACTCCGCCGGGACGAGATCGGCGAGCTGGAGCGCAGCTTTCGCGGGATGCTCGAGCGGCTCCGGGCCAGCGAGGCCGAACGGGAACGCGCGACGCGACACCTGCTGGAGAACGAGCGCCTGGTGGCGGCCGGGCAGATCGTGGCCGGGGTGGCCCACGAGGTGAACAACCCCCTGGCGGCCCTGGAGGGAGCCCTCTTCCACGCCGAGCGGGCGCCGGAGAAAGACCGGGAGCGCTACCTCCGGGTGGCCCGTCAGGGGATGGAGCGGATCCGCACCGTGGTGGCTCAGCTCCTCGACCTTTCCCGCTCCGGCGAGGTGCGGCTCCAGCCCGAGCCCCTGGAGAAGCTCTTCCAGGAGGCCGCCCTCTTCGCCAAGATGGCCCTCAAGCGAAAGGCCGTACTCCTCGATGTCCGGGGTCCACCCCCGGCCGTCACCGTGCGGGCCGACCGCCACAAGGTCCAGCAGGCGCTCCTGAACCTTGTCCTCAATGCTGCCGACGCGGCCGGGGAGAGCGGCACCGTACGGATCACGGCGACTGCAGACGTGGGCTGCGTCTCCTTCGAAGTAGAGGACGACGGACCGGGCGTCCCGCCCGAGCTCCGGGAGAGGATCTTTGAGCCGTTTTTCACCACCAAGCCCCCCGGCCGGGGCAGCGGCATGGGGCTGGCCATCTCGCGACGCATCGCCGAGGTCCACGGGGGGAGCCTCACCCTGGAGGACGCCCCCAGGGGCGGGGCACGGTTCGTGCTCCGGCTTCCAGCGCACCCCGAGGGAAAGGAGCGCCGCCCATGACCTCGAGGCCCCGCATCCTGGTGGTGGAGGACGACCCCCTCTTCGCGGCCATGCTCCTGGAGGCCCTTGCGGGAAGCGCCTACGACACTACCCACGCAGAGACCGCCGCCGAGGCCCTCGCCACAGCCTCCCGCCGGGAGTACGACGCGGCGCTCCTGGACGTGCGGCTCCCCGACGCCGACGATCTGAGCCTGTTTCGGGCCCTGCGGGAGAGGCAACCCCGGTGCTCTGCCCTGGTCATGACCGGCCACGCCTCGGTGGAGGCGGCGGTGGAGGCCATGCGGGAAGGGGCTTCGGACTACCTGGCCAAACCCTTCCCCACCGAGATGCTCCTTTTGAAGCTCGAGCGGCTCTTCCGGGCCCGGCGCACCGAAGAGGAGCTCGCGGCCCTGCGGGCCCGGGCGCCCGAAGAGGGGTTCGTGGGCCGCAGCCGCAAGGTGCTGCGGCTCCTGGAGACCGCCCGTTCCGTGGCCGCCACCGACGCCACGGTGCTCGTCCAGGGGGAGAGCGGCACGGGCAAGGAGCTCGTGGCGGAGCTCCTCCACCGGCACAGCCCCCGGCAGGAGGGTCCCCTGGTCAAGGTCAACTGCGGCGCGGTGCCCGAGACCCTCATGGAGTCGGAGCTCTTCGGCCACGAGAAGGGGGCCTTCACGGGCGCGGAGCGCCGCCGCAAGGGGGTGCTGGAGCAGGCGTCCGGGGGGACCTTGTTCCTCGACGAGGTGGGCGAGATCTCCTCCGCCATGCAGGTCAAGCTCCTGCGGGCGCTCCAGGACCGGCGCATCCGCCGGCTGGGCGGCGAGGAGGAGATTTCCGTGGACTTCCGCCTGGTGGCGGCCACGAACCGGCACCCCCAGGAGCTGCTGCGCAGCGGAGACCTCCGGGAAGACTTCTACTTTCGCCTGAGCGTGGTGCCGATCTCGGTGCCGCCGCTGCGGGAGAGGGCGGACGACATCCCGCTCCTCCTGGAGCACTTCGTGCGGCGGTACAGCCGGAGCCACGGCCTCGATCCGGTGCGCTTCTCGGCGGAGGCCGTCGAGGCGCTGCTGGCCCACCCCTGGCCCGGTAACGTGCGGGAGCTCCAGAACCTGGTGGAGCGGCTCCAGGTGCTCCACCCCGGGGCCGAGATCCGCCCGCGGGACCTCCCCGCCGAGCTCCGCGCCAAGCGGCCCGCCGCTGGCATGCTCTTCGCCGCCGTGCCCACCCGCCTCCTGCTTCGCGAGGCGGTGGGGCGCTTCGAGCGCCAGTTCATCGACGCCGTCGTGGAAGAAGAGGGGGGCAACAAGGCCGCCGCCGCCCGCCGCCTCGGGGTCGCCCGAGAGACCCTCTGGAAGAAGGCCCAGGCGTAAGGAGACCGTACGCCCGGCTTTCTACGATCGGCCCTCAGCCCAGAAATCCGGGAAGCCCGGCAGGCTTGGGGCGAAGCCGAGCGAGCGTGCCCGCCCGTCCGCCACCCCCGTCACGCCCCTCCAGCCAGCACACCGGCTTGACCCGGCCGACCGTTGCCGGCAGGCAACGCTTGGCTCTGAGCAACACCCCGCCCACACGCCCTTTGCCGCACAGACCCGACCGTTTCCATGGGGCAACGCTTTTCGGGAACTCCCCGTACCGAATTGTCCTTCCCGAGCCCCTTCCTCGGTGGCCCCGCTCTTGCTTATGGATTTCTTGTTGCGAGCGAAGGACCAAGGAGTAGGCTGGCGGCGACCTCGCGAAACATGGCAGGCAGCCGTCTCGATTTGTGCACCCCATCACCAGCAGGGAGGTGGCCATGGAGATCCGCAGACGTGAGTTCCTGAAGGCGGGCGCGGCGGCGACCGCGGCGGCGGCAGCGGGGCTTCCGGCCCTGAACGCCTTCGCCAAGGCGGAGGACCGGGGTCCCATGGGGGAAGACCCGGGGAAGTGGGTGGCGTCCACCTGCCAGGGGTGTACGGCCTGGTGCCCCATCCAGATCTTCGTGCAGGACGGCCGCGCGGTGAAGGTGCGCGGCAACGAGCGGAGCAAGGCCAACAACGGGTACTGCTGCGTTCGGGGCCACCTGATCCTGCAGCAGATCTACGACCCGGACCGGATCAAGGTGCCGATGAAGCGCACCAACCCGAAGAAGGGGCGGGGCGTCGACCCCAAGTTCGTGCCCATCTCCTGGGACGAGGCCATGGACACGGTGGCCGAGAAGGTCATGGAGCTGCGCCGGAGCGGCGAGACCCACAAGCTCATGGTCACCCGCGGCCGCTACACCGACCACAACGCCATCCTCTACGGCAGCGTGCCGAAGATCCTCGGCTCGCCCAACAACATCTCCCACAGCGCCATCTGCGCCGAGGTGGAGAAGATGGGCCGGTTCTACACCGAGGGCTTCTGGGGCTACCTGGACTACGACCTGGAGCACACCGACTACCTGGTGACGTGGGCGTGCGATCCCCTCTCCTCCAACCGGCAGGTCCCCAACACCATCCACAAGATGCACCGCCTCCTGGAGCGGGGCACCGTGGTGGCCATCGACCCCCGCATGAGCATCACGGCGGCCAAGGCCCACGAGTGGCTCCCGGTCAAGCCCGGCGAGGACGGGGCCCTGGCGTGCGCCTTCGCCCACGTGTTGCTCGCCGAAGGGTTGTGGAACAGGGAGTTCGTGGGTGACTTCGCCGACGGAGCCAACCGCTTCAAGGCGGGCCAGGCGGTGGACGAGGCGGCCTTCCGGGAGGTCCACACCAACGGCCTCGTCAAGTGGTGGAACCTGGCGCTCAAGGACTGCACGCCGGAGTGGGCGGCCCAGGTGACCGGGGTGTCCCGGGAGCAGATCCTGCGGGTAGCCCGGGGCATGGGGAAGTTCGCCCCCCGGGTGGCGATCTGGTACGGGCCGAACATGCAACCCCGGGGTACCTACTCGGCCCTGGCGATGCACGCCCTGAACGGCCTGCTGGGCGCCACAGACAACGAGGGCGGGGTCTTCACCCAGCCCAGCGTGCCGAGCACGAGCTACCCCAAGTTCGACGACTACCTGGACGACGTCGCCAAGACCGGCAACAAGCAAAAGAAGATCGACCAGCGCGGGTACAAGGACATCCCCGCCATGGCCAGCGGCAAGCCCGGCAGCGGCGTGGTGACCAACCAGGTGGCCACCGCCATCCTGGCCAAGGACCCCTACGACATCAAGGTGCACATCGGCTACTACAACAACTTCAACTTCTCCTGCACCGGCGCCGACCGCTGGGACGAGGCCATGGCCCAGGTGCCCTTCTTCGTCCACATCGTGCCCATGGCGTCGGAGATGACCCAGTTCGCCGACATCGTGCTCCCGTCCGCCCTGCACCACTCGGAACAGTGGGGCATCTCGCGCAACAAGGCCAACGGCTACGCCCACATGTCGATCCACCAGCCGGCGATCGAGCGCATGTGGGACGTGAAGGACCCGGAGTGCGAGGTCGTCTGGCTCCTGGGCGAGAAGCTCAAGGCCAGGGGGTTTTCGAACCTCTACGACTGGCTGCACAAGGAGTTCAAGGACCCGGAGACCGGCAAGAACCCAGCCAATGCCCTGGAGCTCGCCCTGTTCGCCACGAAGCTGCGCAGCAAGGCCGTGTGGGCCCCCGACCCCGAGAAGCCGCCCAAGGGCGACAAGCTGGCCGGCTGGGAGGACTTCCGGGAGAAGGGCCTCTACAACTCCGAGCCCTTCGCCTTCAAGAAGAAGTGGGGGAACTTCCCGACCGAGACGAAGAAGTTCGAGCTCTACAGCGAGACCCTGAAGAAGGCGCTGACCGAGCACGCCGAGAAGCACAAGACAACGGTGGACGACATCCTCGCCGTGTGCAACTACACGGCCCGGGGTGAGTTGGCCTTCGTGCCCCACTACGAGCCGGTGCTCCGGCACGGGAGCGAGCAGGACTACCCCTTTGCCCTCATCGACTACAAGTCGCGGCTCAACCGGGAGGGGCGAAGCGCCAATCTCACCTGGTACCACGCCTTCAAGAAAGTCGACCCGGGCAACGTCAACTACCAGGACGTGCTCCAGATGAACCCGGCGGACGCCGAGAGGCTGGGCCTCCGGGAGGGCGACACGGTCAAGGTCACCTCGGTGGTGAAGAGCCTCACCGCCCGGGTGCGCCTGTGGGAGGGCGTGCGCCCCGGCACGGTGGCCAAGTGCTTCGGTCAGGGCCACTGGGCCTACGGCCGCGTGGCCGCGGGCGACTACGCCAAGGCCGTACCCAACGGCTCCAACTTCAACGAGCTCATGCCCCACGACCTGGACCGCCTAAGCGGCTCGACGGCCCGCAACGGCGGCTTCACCGGCGTGCGCATCGAGAAGGTCTGACCTTCCTGTAGAGGAGACGATCCATGCCCACATACGCGATGGTCATCGACCTGCAAAAGTGCGTCGGCTGCGGGGCCTGCGGCATCGGCTGCAAGACCGAGAACAACACCCAGGACAAGGCCCACGGCCAGACCTTCAACTGGGCCGACTTCTTCATCCAGCGGGAGGGCCGCTTCCCCGACGCCACGGTCACCAACCTGCCGGTGCTGTGCAACCACTGCACCGACGCCCCCTGCGTGGAGGCCTGCCCGGTGACCCCCAAGGCCATGTTCAAGACCGCCGGCGGCATCACCATGCACAACGACGAGCGCTGCATCGGGTGCCAGGCCTGCCAGGACGCCTGCCCCTACAGCGCCATGGACGTGGACGAGGACAACGCCCAGTACAGCGTCATCAGCTTCAACGAGTCGGGCAAGGCCACCTACCCCGCCTTCCGAGACGCCACCGAGCTCATCCCCGGGTGCACGGCTTCGGGCGTCGAGATCGCCCGGCTGGGGCGGGACGTTCCGCCCTACCGCACCCGCTACCGGCACCCCGACTACGAGAGCGTGCGCCGGGCGGGAGTGGTGGAAAAGTGCATCTTCTGCGAGCATCGGGTCGCGAAGGCCCTCAAGCCCTGGTGCACCGAGGTCTGCCCCTCCAACGCCCGGATCTTCGGCGACCTGGACGACCCCGACAGCAACGTGAACCTGCTCCTCCAGACCTACAAGCCGATGCGGCTCAAGAACAACAACGGGGAGTTCCTGTCCGGCACCGAAAAGGGCTACCGCCCCAACGTCTATTACATCCGCAGCTACACCCGGCGCAAAGTCTGATCGGCCAGGGGGGGCCGGCGGCTCGATGCCCCGGCCCCTCCTCGCGCCTCTTCCCGACCCCACGAAACGGAGAGAGTGCCTCGTGACTCCTGCCCCCCTCCCGAAACGCTCCCTCCAAGCCGCCGCAGACGCGTTGCGCCTGCTCGCGGCGTGCTTTTATCCGCCCGACCCCGACCTCCTGCGGGAGGAGAGGGTATGCGAAAACCTGGGGGCTTCCCTGGAGGGCTTCTCCCCCGAGGCCTCGGAGTGTGCCCGCCGCCTGGGGGCTTCCCTGGCGGACACCCGCCCCGAAGACCTGCGGGTGGAGCACGCCCGCCTCTTCCTCGGCCCCTTCGAGGTCGCCGCACCGCCCTACGGGTCGGTCTACCGGGACGGCCCCAAGGTCCTCATGGGCCCCTCGACCCTGGCCGTGCAGCGCGCCTACCGCGAGGCCGGCCTCACCCTGGCCTCGGACTTCCACGAGGTTCCGGACCACGTGGCGGCCGAACTGGAGTTCGCCGCCTACCTCCTGGCCGGTGGCGCCGGGGACGAATCCGCGGCCGCCGAAGCCTTCCTCCGGGAGCACCTGCTCCCTTGGGCGCCTGCCTTCTGCGACCGCGTGGAGGCGGAGTCCCAGAGCGACTTCTACACGGCTCTGGCTCGCTGCCTTCGCGCGGGCCTCAGAGACTTGGCGGCCGCCCTTTCCGCCGCTCCCGCGGGGGAAGGCGCAGGCGGTGGCGCGACCGGGCCTCGACCCCATGCGTCTCCCTGACGTCGATTCCAGCCGGTGCCTGCGCCTTCGGTGCCACACCTTCGCGTGCGGCCGATGCGCCGAGATCTGCCCCAGCGGCGCCCTAGGCTTCGAGGGCCGGATGCCCGCGGTGGACCCCCGGGCGTGCACCGGCTGCGGCCTGTGCGTCTCCGCCTGTCCGATGGACGGCCTCGCCGGCGCGATGCCCGGCGTCGAGGCGTTGGCGGCCCGCCTCTCCTCCGTGCCCTCTCCGGTGCTGGGGTGCACCGGGGCAGACGGGGTGGAGGCCCACGCCCGGGTGCCCTGCCTCGGCTACCTGACCGAGGAGGAGCTGGCGGCGCTGGCGGTGCTCGTGCCCCAGGGCGTGCAGCTCAACGCCACCCGGTGCCCCGCCTGTCCGCGGAAGGGGGCCACGGAGACGGTTGCCGAGCGCGCCGCCCGGGTCGCGGAGCTCCGCCCGGGGGGCGAGGTGCGGATCGCCCGAAGCCCTCGCGACCTGTCCTTTCGAGAGCGATCCCTGGACCGGCGCACGTTCTTCCGGTCCCTGGGGTGGGGTACCACCGCCGGCGCCTCGGCCCTCCTGAAGTCCGCCGCTCCGGCCGACCCCTGCGGCCGATCGGCCAAACAGCTTCCGCGCCGGCGCGCGGCGCTGCACCTCGCCCTGGAGCACGCCCAGCCCGGGGCTGCAGCCCGGCTGGCCGATGCCTTTTCCTTCACTCTGACCGTAGACGATCGCTGCACCGCGTGCCCGCGGTGCGCGGCCATGTGCCCCACCGGAGCCCTGGCGCGGGTGGGAGAAGGCCCGGATCGGCACATCGAGCTGGACCCGCAACGGTGCAGCGGGTGCCGGGTGTGCGAGGCCTTCTGCCCCTCGGGATCACTGAGGATCGACGGCAACGGCGCTTGCGGAGGAGAGCGGCCTGTTCCGTTCCGCCGGGACGTGTGCGAAACCGTGCCGCTGCATGCCCCGAAGGCAGTGGCCGCCACCCCTTCGGCGTGGTGACCGGAGAAACCCCATGAGAGACATCCGCACCGCCCTGCTCATCGCCGACGGCCGGGACGACCGCTGGAGCTGGGAGCTCCAGGGGGAGAGCCTCATCCACCGGACCCACCGAATCCTGGAGGGGTTCTTCGACGAGGTGGTGGTCGTGGCCGAGGACCCGGCGCCCTTCACCTCCGCCGGGCTGAGGGCGGTGGCCGACGAGTACCCCGGGGCGGCGCTCCTGGGGGCCATCGCCACCGGCCTCAAGCACGTGGGAAGCCGCTATGCCTTCGCGGTGGGCGCCGACATGCCCTTCCTCCACCCCCGGGTGGTGCGGCACCTCTACGCCCAGCGCCAGGGGTGGGACGTGGTGGTGCCCCGCAGCCGCGCAGGGTTCGAGCCCCTGTGCGCCGTGTACTCCAAGGCCTGCGTGGCCCCCATGGAGGAGCGCATCCGGCGGGGGAACCTCAAGGTGCTCGACTTCATCTCCGACGTGCGCACCCGGATCGTCAACGGCGAGGACCTCACCGCGCTCGACCCTTCGGGGCTCACCTTCCGCAACGTGCACTCCCACACGGACCTGGACGAGAGCCGGCTGCACCTGGCACGGCTGCGAAGCTACGGTCCCCCCGCCGTGTCCTTCGTCGCCAAATCGGGCACCGGGAAGACCACCTTTCTCGAAAAGGCCATCGCCGAGCTCACCCGCCG contains:
- a CDS encoding ATP-binding protein produces the protein MSSPRFGITAKFTVLASGLVVLSALLWGGFAWARERALLREHTEREGRLLVSAMAIPIINALLYEEIGVIEEGGLLDNFVAEIMAQEALEPLYAVVLDPSGKVLAHNVFAEYGRIYADPLTERALSAQAFLLQETAVGGVEAWDLAYPLAIHGKRWGVLRVGISLHPLQEQLRALATRITLFAGLFFAGGVLVFHALGRGLARPLLALVGRMESVGSALPELPAPALRRDEIGELERSFRGMLERLRASEAERERATRHLLENERLVAAGQIVAGVAHEVNNPLAALEGALFHAERAPEKDRERYLRVARQGMERIRTVVAQLLDLSRSGEVRLQPEPLEKLFQEAALFAKMALKRKAVLLDVRGPPPAVTVRADRHKVQQALLNLVLNAADAAGESGTVRITATADVGCVSFEVEDDGPGVPPELRERIFEPFFTTKPPGRGSGMGLAISRRIAEVHGGSLTLEDAPRGGARFVLRLPAHPEGKERRP
- a CDS encoding sigma-54 dependent transcriptional regulator, coding for MTSRPRILVVEDDPLFAAMLLEALAGSAYDTTHAETAAEALATASRREYDAALLDVRLPDADDLSLFRALRERQPRCSALVMTGHASVEAAVEAMREGASDYLAKPFPTEMLLLKLERLFRARRTEEELAALRARAPEEGFVGRSRKVLRLLETARSVAATDATVLVQGESGTGKELVAELLHRHSPRQEGPLVKVNCGAVPETLMESELFGHEKGAFTGAERRRKGVLEQASGGTLFLDEVGEISSAMQVKLLRALQDRRIRRLGGEEEISVDFRLVAATNRHPQELLRSGDLREDFYFRLSVVPISVPPLRERADDIPLLLEHFVRRYSRSHGLDPVRFSAEAVEALLAHPWPGNVRELQNLVERLQVLHPGAEIRPRDLPAELRAKRPAAGMLFAAVPTRLLLREAVGRFERQFIDAVVEEEGGNKAAAARRLGVARETLWKKAQA
- a CDS encoding molybdopterin-dependent oxidoreductase, with protein sequence MEIRRREFLKAGAAATAAAAAGLPALNAFAKAEDRGPMGEDPGKWVASTCQGCTAWCPIQIFVQDGRAVKVRGNERSKANNGYCCVRGHLILQQIYDPDRIKVPMKRTNPKKGRGVDPKFVPISWDEAMDTVAEKVMELRRSGETHKLMVTRGRYTDHNAILYGSVPKILGSPNNISHSAICAEVEKMGRFYTEGFWGYLDYDLEHTDYLVTWACDPLSSNRQVPNTIHKMHRLLERGTVVAIDPRMSITAAKAHEWLPVKPGEDGALACAFAHVLLAEGLWNREFVGDFADGANRFKAGQAVDEAAFREVHTNGLVKWWNLALKDCTPEWAAQVTGVSREQILRVARGMGKFAPRVAIWYGPNMQPRGTYSALAMHALNGLLGATDNEGGVFTQPSVPSTSYPKFDDYLDDVAKTGNKQKKIDQRGYKDIPAMASGKPGSGVVTNQVATAILAKDPYDIKVHIGYYNNFNFSCTGADRWDEAMAQVPFFVHIVPMASEMTQFADIVLPSALHHSEQWGISRNKANGYAHMSIHQPAIERMWDVKDPECEVVWLLGEKLKARGFSNLYDWLHKEFKDPETGKNPANALELALFATKLRSKAVWAPDPEKPPKGDKLAGWEDFREKGLYNSEPFAFKKKWGNFPTETKKFELYSETLKKALTEHAEKHKTTVDDILAVCNYTARGELAFVPHYEPVLRHGSEQDYPFALIDYKSRLNREGRSANLTWYHAFKKVDPGNVNYQDVLQMNPADAERLGLREGDTVKVTSVVKSLTARVRLWEGVRPGTVAKCFGQGHWAYGRVAAGDYAKAVPNGSNFNELMPHDLDRLSGSTARNGGFTGVRIEKV
- a CDS encoding 4Fe-4S dicluster domain-containing protein, whose translation is MPTYAMVIDLQKCVGCGACGIGCKTENNTQDKAHGQTFNWADFFIQREGRFPDATVTNLPVLCNHCTDAPCVEACPVTPKAMFKTAGGITMHNDERCIGCQACQDACPYSAMDVDEDNAQYSVISFNESGKATYPAFRDATELIPGCTASGVEIARLGRDVPPYRTRYRHPDYESVRRAGVVEKCIFCEHRVAKALKPWCTEVCPSNARIFGDLDDPDSNVNLLLQTYKPMRLKNNNGEFLSGTEKGYRPNVYYIRSYTRRKV
- a CDS encoding molecular chaperone TorD family protein; the protein is MTPAPLPKRSLQAAADALRLLAACFYPPDPDLLREERVCENLGASLEGFSPEASECARRLGASLADTRPEDLRVEHARLFLGPFEVAAPPYGSVYRDGPKVLMGPSTLAVQRAYREAGLTLASDFHEVPDHVAAELEFAAYLLAGGAGDESAAAEAFLREHLLPWAPAFCDRVEAESQSDFYTALARCLRAGLRDLAAALSAAPAGEGAGGGATGPRPHASP
- a CDS encoding 4Fe-4S dicluster domain-containing protein; this translates as MRLPDVDSSRCLRLRCHTFACGRCAEICPSGALGFEGRMPAVDPRACTGCGLCVSACPMDGLAGAMPGVEALAARLSSVPSPVLGCTGADGVEAHARVPCLGYLTEEELAALAVLVPQGVQLNATRCPACPRKGATETVAERAARVAELRPGGEVRIARSPRDLSFRERSLDRRTFFRSLGWGTTAGASALLKSAAPADPCGRSAKQLPRRRAALHLALEHAQPGAAARLADAFSFTLTVDDRCTACPRCAAMCPTGALARVGEGPDRHIELDPQRCSGCRVCEAFCPSGSLRIDGNGACGGERPVPFRRDVCETVPLHAPKAVAATPSAW
- the mobB gene encoding molybdopterin-guanine dinucleotide biosynthesis protein B; this encodes MRDIRTALLIADGRDDRWSWELQGESLIHRTHRILEGFFDEVVVVAEDPAPFTSAGLRAVADEYPGAALLGAIATGLKHVGSRYAFAVGADMPFLHPRVVRHLYAQRQGWDVVVPRSRAGFEPLCAVYSKACVAPMEERIRRGNLKVLDFISDVRTRIVNGEDLTALDPSGLTFRNVHSHTDLDESRLHLARLRSYGPPAVSFVAKSGTGKTTFLEKAIAELTRRGYRIGTIKHDAHRFEIDHEGKDSWRLTRAGASPMVISSAEKLAVVHPNARGEMTLDEIIYRFMTDVDLVVTEGYKTGGLPKIELHRAERSPELLCTTRDGQILDHRLVGVVSDEPLPLPVPLFPLDHPGPVCDFLEAQFLGGA